DNA sequence from the Deltaproteobacteria bacterium HGW-Deltaproteobacteria-2 genome:
CATCATATCCTGTCGCTGTTGTATTCGCCCGTAAAATTGTGATTAAAACCAAGCAGGTTCCAATTAAACCAAACGGCAAGTTTGGTGGTTTTCGCTTCATTCCGAGCATATTTCTGAAAAACATGAATGTACAAACGCTTCGACTCGATACCCAAACGCGGCTCAATGTCACATCAAAAATTAAAACGATAAACAATATAAGTCTGCCAGGCAAACAAACCGGTCCTGCATTTACGGCCGTTACACCGGTAAAATTATCACAAGTCGGTGTGATGCATAATATGCGTCCTGTCGCATCGGTCGCAACCATAAAACCTCTAATTCTAAATCCTGCCAAAAATGTATTTCAGGAATCGAAAATGGTAAAAACGAATGTGGGCATGAACATGCAACGGCAGGCAAATGTAGTGTTGCTGAATCAGGCCTTGACTTCTGCGGCTATACTAAAGAAGCTCCCGGACATTCAACTGAAACAACCACAAAATCCACCACCGACACCAATCGAGGATGACAATATCTTTATCCTGGCTTTTGTGTGCAAGCCAGTTCCTCTTTGTCCAAATCCTGATGAAAGTCTTCAATGGTAATTCGGGTGCAGTCACATTTAACAGGGAGCACGTTATGATAGACGTAAAAACAAAACAACTGATCGAGTGCGTTGTTAACGTATTTGAAACCGGAACCCCGGAGGGAAAATATGACGCTCTGGTAGTATATCCGGATGGGAAAAACGGCAGTCGGCAGATCACTTATGGCCGCAGTCAGACGACCGAACAGGGAAATTTGAAAAAGTTATTATCACTCTATGTACAGAATGGAGGAATATTCAGACAAAACTTATCACCCTATATAGAAAAAACCGGAAACAAACCGCTGGCCAATGACTCTGCCTTTAAAAGTCTTCTCATTCAGGCAGCGCGCGAAGATGCCATCATGCGGGAGACCCAGGATCAGTTTTTTGATGCCGCATACTATAATCCCGCAAGTCTTTTTTTTGACCAAAATCAGTTTACGTTACCTCTCAGTATGCTGGTAATTTATGACAGTTACATTCATTCAGGACGTATTCCCCGGTTATTACGGAAACGTTTTGGAGAATATCCCCCGGCCTCTGGCGGTGATGAAAAAAAATGGGTGACTTCATATGTGGACATTCGTCATCAGTGGCTCAAATACCATACCAATCTGTTATTGAGGACAACTATCTACCGGACACAATGCTTCAAAGAGCAAATTGCCGCAGACAACTGGTTGTTGGATAAATTACCGATAATGGCCCACGGGATTGAAGTTTTCTGGTAAATCCAGGGTGATTAACTATTTTTAACTTTTAAATCTATTTTTTACCTTAAACGTTGAACTTTTTTTCTCTTCACCCTTCACTTTCTTTTTAGACTGTCCTCTGACTTTGTTTTTACACTCCTCTAATCTTCCAAACCTCCAATCTTCTAATCCTCTTCTTTCCTCTCTTCCCTATTCACTATCCACCCTTTACTTCCTTAATACAGCCTATTGCATTGTCGATATAAAAAGCAAAGGTTAATGCTATAAAGTATGCTTTTTTTATTGATAAACACAACAGACGCTGTTATATTAGATTCAAATAAAGGATTTGGAGGTGGAATATGGCCGTTTTTAAGAAAGAACAAAAGCAAGAATTCAGAAACGTATTGTTAAGGGTAAGCATACCCGCTCCTCTGATGTCCGAGATGAAAAAGATCAAGAAGATCTGCAATGATAACGGCTTCTTTTTCGACATCAAACCCGATGTCATCAGTGCCGTTGAAAAAGCGGTTGAAGAAGCAAAAGAGCTTCTAAATAGCGAAAATAAGTACAAGTTTTACAAATGAGCTGAATCGGATTAATCAAAATCTAATTTATTCGTCTCGTTAAGGACTGCGGCGACATCCGCCTAATGTCCTCCGCTGGCGGAGGTGTCACGATCAATCATCGGGACGGAGGTGGATAAAATTCACGTAAATCGTATATAACTAATAATATCAAGTATATATTAAATACTTCCACCCCCTGCCCCCGCCAGCGGGGGACATTATTCATTTCGTACACTCAATACATACAATTACGACACTCTCTCTCCAGTGCTTGATCTAATAGGTAGAACATTCTCATTAACAGTATCGGAATAATAACGACATTTAACACGTTCCCATCAGATTCGTCACCCCGGCGGAAGAGAGTCTGTCGTAATAGCAAAGCATGTCATTCCGAATCCCGATTCATCGGGATGAGGAATCTTAAAATGATTATGAATTAAGACTTCTCCCTTCGGTCGAAGTGACATAGATTTCCTCGCGGATAACATCCCGCAGGGAACCCCGGCGAATGCCCGGGTATGCGGGAACGGAATGACAAAATTTCTTAACAACAGCTAATAACATTATAAAAACAATATGTTATCTATGTGCACACAGCGACAGCATTCGTCGTGTCTCTTCATTTGCTATTTTTATTGCTTTTTATTTTGCTTTTTCTATTGACAAACAGAAAAGC
Encoded proteins:
- a CDS encoding peptidoglycan-binding protein, with amino-acid sequence MIDVKTKQLIECVVNVFETGTPEGKYDALVVYPDGKNGSRQITYGRSQTTEQGNLKKLLSLYVQNGGIFRQNLSPYIEKTGNKPLANDSAFKSLLIQAAREDAIMRETQDQFFDAAYYNPASLFFDQNQFTLPLSMLVIYDSYIHSGRIPRLLRKRFGEYPPASGGDEKKWVTSYVDIRHQWLKYHTNLLLRTTIYRTQCFKEQIAADNWLLDKLPIMAHGIEVFW